In Portunus trituberculatus isolate SZX2019 chromosome 46, ASM1759143v1, whole genome shotgun sequence, a single window of DNA contains:
- the LOC123519865 gene encoding 60S ribosomal protein L35-like: protein MVKVKCSDLRNKKKDELLKQLEELKQELSGLRVAKVTGGAASKLSKIRVVRKSIARVMIVINQKTKENLRKFYKNKKFKPLDLRPKKTRSIRRGLTRREMQIMSAKESKRRWNFPMRKYAVKA, encoded by the exons ATG GTCAAGGTCAAGTGCAGCGACCTTCgtaacaagaagaaagatgagctCCTCAAGCAGCTGGAGGAGCTCAAGCAGGAGCTGTCTGGCCTGCGGGTAGCCAAGGTGACCGGCGGAGCAGCCTCCAAGCTCTCAAAGAt cCGTGTCGTGCGTAAGTCAATTGCCCGCGTCATGATTGTCATCAACCAGAAGACCAAGGAGAACCTGAGAAAGTTCTACAAG AACAAGAAGTTCAAGCCCCTTGACCTGCGCCCCAAGAAGACCCGCTCCATCCGCCGTGGACTCACCCGTCGTGAGATGCAGATTATGTCCGCCAAGGAGTCCAAGAGGAGATGGAACTTCCCCATGAGGAAGTATGCTGTCAAAGCCTAA